The genomic stretch TATTGTTTTGGAAAACATAATTAGAACTTCATATAATTcaaaaaatacaacataaaatGAGGCATGTGTAAAGGctttaagctttaattgttCCAATATGTGTaattaagcaaataaataaaacgtgtGCACTAAAATTAACTGAATATCCAATGAAGTTGGTTTCCTTTAAAGTAACTTAACCTATATTGACacagaaaatcaacaaaattataaaaatgtgtaattttGTTACATTTGCATGCTGAAAACATTATGTGGATGTTTCGGACACTGTTATTAATGCAATTTCAAAGTAACATGTCTTTTTATTTATGGGAATGTTGTTTTGCTGGTATTTTATGTCTCGACCTCCCGCAAACAGCAAATTTAGTCAAGCAGCTCATCAGGAAAATAGTACTGTACTTAGATCCTCCGGTGTAAACACACTGACCCAACAAGTGTTCTCTTTCTAGTTAGTGGTTGAAGAATATAAGATAGTCAGAGCAATAATCCAGTATAAAATTGTATAAAAAAGTGAGAATTTGGATGGCATTTGGTCAGGCAATGAAACTGTCCTTACATCCTTGCACCACTGATCTCTTTACAACAAGTTCAACTACTTTCTTAAACTGGTGGAGAAGTTTAAAATGACTAAATCCTCAGTACAACAATCCAGTAGAAAGAGTGTTCATAGCCTCCTTCATCTGGTGTACAAAAGGTACCGTGGCATTGTCCAAGGAATGCGTCTTTTTATTTATGGGAATGTTGTTTTGCTGATATTTCATGTCTTGATCTCGAGCAAACCACAAATTTAGTCAAGCAGCTCATAAGAAAAAGAGTAGTTGGATCCTCTGATGTAAACACACTGATCCAACAAGTGTTGGTTAGTCTGTCTAGTTAGTGGTTTAAGGATATAAAATAGTCAGAGCAATAATCATGTATAAAATGCGTATAAAATGAGTATaaattggccgctcaggtggcgcagctcgtcagttcgaaactcgggctgggcagctacaagaacgattggcttgttgttcatacagggtgggagacAGAGCAGGGACCACATAACTTATGCAATTACAAactcttctggctgattgatggcacctgcctggcgagtcgaggaataattcgccgatcagagtgtggctctccgtacacaaagctggtccgcatatgaactcgtctcgcgcaggtgaaaagatgcagtcggctactgcacacgtatctCGCATTGCTCAATCAGGTAAATGGatcattggatatgactaaattggaaggaaaattgggaggaaaattgggaggaaaattgggaggaaaattgggaggaaaattggggggggggggggggggggttcttaTAAATTGAGGATCAGGCTATGAAACTGTCCTTACATCCTAGTGCCACTGATCTCTTTACGACGTTTTCAACTTCTTTCTTAAACTGGTGGAGAAGTTTAAAATCACTAAATCCTCTGTATAACAATCCAGTAGCAAGAGTGTTCATAGCCTCCTTCATCTGGTGTACAGAAGGTACCGTGATGGTCTGCAGGTCATCCTCCAGATCAGTGCtggtcacagtgggtgcagTCCTGATCTCCTCCTGATCTGAAAGGATTACAGATGGTGTGGAGGCTTCATCAGGCGTCTCTTGTACACACTGGGAGTCCGGATCTGATGTTGGGGTTGGGGCAGGAGAAACAGAACCGGCTCCGTTTGTGTCTGGTTTGGGTTGATGATTCGGATCCGCTTCTGGGTAGATCCGATACCTCTCTCGCACCACTGCCTCTCTGGTTTTAAATCCACTGTACCAGTTCGGACTGGCTCGGAAGCGTGTCAGGCCCATGCGCGCTGCCAGAGCTACTGCTCTCCGGTGGATCATGAGATCGTTTATGGGATCCCCGCTAAGCGTGCAGTGATCGATCCACTTCCACAACGCTGCCTCCAGGCGGGGGAACTTACAGCAGCGTGGAGGCGCTTTCTTGCGGGGTAAAACTTCTCCTTTCATGATGGTGTTCCGGTTGTGCAGGCAGGTCCAGAGCAGAGACGGAGCCACGTTTAACGTGGCCGCTGCTTTCCTCTGGCTCATTGCGGGAAGCTGATCGTACAACTCCAGCAATCTCCGCTTATCATCTATGGAGAATCTTCTCTTTATTCCAGTCATGTTGCTTTACAACCACgatactattattgttgtacTAACACGGCTTTAATTCCTGCACCAGGATTGGTCAGTTATTCTTATTCTAGTGAATCTTAACGCTGGTAAGCACGCCACATTTTTACCTCAGTGCTGTCACCTACAGGATTGGAGCGAACATTGCGCCTACActcctacactgatcagccataacattgtttctactgtacactcactgtacattttatcagctccactaaccatatagaagcactttgtagttttacaattactgactgtagtccatccgtttctctgcatgcttcgttatccccctttcatgctgttcgtgtggtgtgttagtgtgtgttgtgctggtatgagagagtttttaaacacctcactgtcactgctggactgaaattagtccaccaaccaaaaatatccagccaacagcgccctgtgagcagcatcctgtgcccactgatgcagtctagaagatgaccaactcaaacagcagcaatagatgagcgatcgtctctgactttacatctacaaggtggaccaactaggacgGATTGtcgaatagagtggacagtgagtggacacggtatttaaaaactccagcagcgctgctgtgtctgatccacttacacaccaccaccatgtcattgccactgcagtgctgacctaaataatacctgctctgtagtggtcctttgggggtcctggccattgaagaactgcatgaaagggggctaacaaagcaagtggagaaatagatggactacagtcagtaattgtgtaaatatggtaaatggagctgataaaatggacagtgagtgtagaaacaaggaggtggttttaatgttatggctgatgcaTGTTATTCCCTatctgtgagggtttcctcccacagtccaaagccaTGCAGTCAGGAGATGCTAAAGGGTGTTTAGGGTACACTCCTGCACTGTACCCAATGTTTTTAAGTGGTACCGAATCCACCAgtcctgaccaagataaagtggttAGTGAAATCAATAAATGATGACGATTATGATACTCAAACGATTTAAACACTTGTCTTTTAAACTCGTTATATTGTTGGTCTACAACAAAGGCTGTGTATGATAAATGCCAGCAAAATGCACCCACAGTACAGCCGAGCCACTTAATCAATTAATATATAAATCAGACGTTTAGACctgtactgttctcttggtgcaTGCCACACATGCACTTACCCACAGTAAGCGAAAGccactatatatacaccaaacagccataacattaaaaccacctacctGATATTGTGCAGGTCCATCTTGTGGCACCAAACATCTCTGAGCTGTTGAGGACTTTACAAGACCTCTGAGAGTGTCCAGTGGTATCTGCCAACAAGTCAAGCAGCAAGTCCTGGAAAGCACATCCAGTTGCTGGATTGTATTGAGGTCTCAAACCATTACGCTGCATTACCCTGCAGTCACTGGGGAATACTATTGCCATGAAAGGGTGTCCTTGGTCTACAACGTTTAGGTCTTTTCCCAGGCTTCCCAGTATAACATTACTCAGCTTGCCCAATTTCCTGTTCCAACAAATCAACTTCAAGAACTGACTGTTCACATGCTGCTTGATATAGCCCACCCCTTGAAAGGTTGCCAGTGTTATTCTCTGGTTATCCCTCTTGTCAGTGGTTTTAAGGTTTTAATGTAAGTATCCTCTTGCCATTACCACATTAAATGCTGCAAGTTACCTTACTTTGGGCATGAGATGAGGCAGCCATATGACAACACTGAAGGCAACCAACCATGACATGACCTCTTGCCATCTTCATTCAGAATGGGCTGCTCTAACTTGTCTCAGGTGTGAGTGATAAAGTGGAtgtttgtgtgttgtactgtgatggattggtttgTTATTCAGGGTGTACCCCTGCCTACTTTTCTTTGTTCAAACCCACCACGATCCTGACTAGGATTAAGAGGTTCtgaagaaaataaatacataaatgaatgatAGATAGATTTTGGACACAAATATGCTCTATGCCAATATCCCATATATTATACACAGCcttcttagactgtgaaattgctagtaaagatgggggacggttgaaagtaaatgtttacCGCAAACCAACGCACATGGACCAGaacttaaggtttgactcccatcatcctttggagcacaaactaggagtcatcaggacgctgcaccaccgggcgaacagcatccccacagacactacggccaaggatagagagaaatctcatgtcaagaaggccctgggtgaatgtagttatcccaactgggcattcgtaaGAGCGGGGAAAATGCCCAAACACGActccagtggatcgaagggaggagaagaacaaccgcgggctaagcgcaaaccagtggtgattccgtatgtggcgggagtatcggaacagttgagacggatattctccaaacaccgtgtttcagttgctttcaaaccccagaacgcgctacgccagaaattagttcaccctaaggaccgggttcctcgacacaaacagagtaacgtagtgtatgctgttaggtgccgggaggattgccgggaactgtacatcggggaaactaaacagccactggcgaaacggatggcccaaaatagaagatcgacctcttctggccaggactctgcggtttacacccacctgcaagccagcggccactcatttaatgatgaagatgtgcagatccttgacaaggaggaacgctggtttgaacgtggagtcaaagaggccatttacgtgaagagggaacgaccatctctgaaccagGGAGGGgacctgagagtacatctctcaccatcatacaacgccgtcattggagctttaccccaatcatgtgtgaaagacacacatggccattgtaattaatggtcattgtgaatttcatatagacctgatcaccagttccattgttatgcaaatcaactgcatataaggttggggtattcaacaccagctcagactgaagaagtcattcggattgagtgacgaaacgtatctctacaataaacttgtgtccagatgaactgattcaactttgtggatccCATATATTGGTGGTTCCACTAGGTGGCAGTATAGGAGGGAGCTTGCTATACTTCGCGGTAAAGAATAAAGCTGCAGTTTAATGTGCTGCTATTAATCGAGGTTGGTGACGGAAAAGCGTTTCTGGCTACAGAGGTAAAACTGTATATTTTTCTGCTTCTGTATCTGTTTCTAAGTCTATAATTGGTATGTTCTTTACTTAATGTCATAGATAAAGAACAAACTTAAACACGCTGCTAGgatagtttgtgttgtgctgttctGCCTATGTAACACCATGGCTGTATTACAAAAAAGCTTAGTAGTAAACATGTGGTGCACTAGATCGGGTGTTAGAAGCACATATTTAGACTGGATATAGCGCACTTATGCAGGGAGTAGGCAGGTATGAGTATTTAAAGTTGTGTTTTGGTGAAATAAATACTGCAGTGTTGTTAATAGCttttgactttacatttaccCAGATTTATTATTGAGTTACTAACATGAATTTATGTAATTTGttgataataatactaataaagggAAGTTGTATTTAATATCATTTTCAGAAAACCTAGTGTCACTTCTAGTCATAAGTACAATAGCAGGAATATCCGTGACAATTTGACACGGCTtgcctattatttatttattatttatgtatttatttagttagttagttaacgGTTTATTCCACAATTACATCAGTTTTCACTAATTAGGCCTGCAATTCAACTACCTTTGCTGCTCGTTTATTTATCTAACACATGGCAACACAATCTTTTCacatctacaccatctatcaccaggaggaatctcagttgagtctgtctggtctcccaaactacgttttgtcacaaaaacacacgtgagaagtgacgaggggtttaatgaaaccACGTCCTAAAATACAGTCCAACAaatagcgagcgatcaaagtttgtgcgctgatgagcagcgtaatatcaaagagaaaaaaataaaggaatctgagtggatttggcaacacgaccaacagggattgttctgaagttggaggttaataaatattttgttttgtagagaacgataactaTGCTCCTGCTCCacttgtttacaacctctcccgtgtgtttcccctcgctgtttcacattgattaagagccgagttgctcccgagccgacaaatctagcgcagaccagtcgccgaaaatcagggcagaaatcgtgtagtgtgaaccaggcgttactgtagtgatgggtcggtcgcgaacgagccggctctaagagccggctctttaaagtgaacgacgggatacGGCTCCTGactgggagccgattcgtttttttccgggtttttttttctgtcaaacccgcacgtgattggtcaagatacgtggtggcgtttgtgtaattacactgagcaggaggggaggggttacacacacacacacacacacacacacacacacacacacacacagagacagcgtgcacacgaacaggagggagagcGGGAGAGcgagagaactcagcgctttacacagccagacattacacgctggaaaggtgaggaaaatgagtgagaggagacatagtaaagtttggacacgagaagccccttttacagagaagttcagacccactgagctggtgtgagaccaagtgttcagtctaccctcatcttatacatgtgatggcacatagactgtgtatctgtccccccagagagaatcttttttaacagggcaaatcataacagaaaggagaaacaggatcaagccatcaaagatgagctccttggtttttctgaatgccaatcttcactaaatacttacaaatactgtcacctggatgctttcacctggattttctttttgttttgcacattttcatttatattttgttgagtgatgcttcgttgatgttgtgttgtttcactctagatgcttgtttattttgttttgtttattaggattttaatgtcacgttttacactttggttacatttatgacaggaacattcacctcacttgcatgtctttggactgtgggaggaaaccggagcacccggaggaaacccacgcggacacgggaaagacatgcaaactccacacagaaaggacccgggctcttcacctggggatcgaacccaggaccttcttgccgtgaggtgacagtgccaaccacttagccaccatgccgtcccactctagatgcaaacgtacaaataatatacacaatcaggtctttttgtctaattgagatgggtctttgtttttgtattttataatttattgttggagcactctgttccatgttgagtatataaataaagcaatttaaataataaacatttgatacaatgttttttttacattattaattcattttacatgtaatttggtaataaattaatttaagcaacaaaaaaatctaaggagccacttgggagccgaaagagccggctctttttagtgagccgagccaaaagaaccggctctctaaaaggaggcgaaattcccatcactacattactggagcttctgccatgctgaactgatgtgcaggtcagatctcgttgcacgaAAAAACAGCggctggtcacgcgagattaaagggggtaacagatttccgtgtacacccgtaaaaaggggcgtatttaaaagatcgatctcgcgtttatatgactcgatatcggatcattcaaataaagatcgattcgaatcgaaaaatcgattttataaacccacccctattaaatacagcattttttttctacacTTAAATGCAGTCccagtgaaataaaaaaattttttttttcaatttccaGCATTTGCAAGCATGTACCACAACAGTTCTCAAAAGAAATACTGGACTTTTGAAAAAGAGGCCACTGTGGAAGATTTCAGACACAAGGCTAACCAGAAGTTTCGCACAAAAGCCCTGAATCTCCGAAAGGTAAGACAGGATATCGGCAGCTACCGTGTGCTTGCTGTTACATCATGATTATAGGGCAGAAATGATGATCGAGAATatgtcatatttatttaaatttcatttaaatttaagaaaatTATAATTGTGTGAAGTGTGGACACTCATCCAGCTGTACAGTCAGTATTTCTCTCATGAGGCTTAATTTACACTAGTCTTTACACAAGTCAGAAATTGCTAATAGAAATTTTACCCAATGAGAATTTCACAGGGATACAAATGATATGACTCTTCAAATATTTAGCTAATATGAGCTTCTTTAAGCAGTTAACCAAGGCTTGCTTCCTACAATGcattggtggcacagtggtgtgGTCCCTTCGTCCTTCCTCAGTTGCCTTATAGCATAAGGCAACTGAGGAAAATGTTTAAcaatttaaacacaaaatcCAACAAACAAAAGACCATTAAAATGTCCAACAATTATTATTCATATGGAAAGGAACTGGTTACATGCAGCTCAATGTTTATGTATACTAACAGATACACATTCTAGAttcaattaaaattattaatcagATTCTTTCAGAAAGGACAAGCAGCAAGTAAACGATGTCTTATTAATTGTTATCGAAGCTGATTTCTGTGTTGTGTTTAACAGCCTGGAATAAATGAGTCCATGTTTCTTGATCCCTATGAGGAAAAAGTGCTGTTTAGACACTATGAAAAGAAACTGCTCGACTTCTGCGCAGCATTTAAACCTGCCATGCCCAAATCTGTAGTGGTAAGTATTTGTTCTGCATCAGAAACACCAGCACTTGAGTGAATCGATTGTATGTGGAATTTATTATACATAACATGTGGGATGTGTTCATGCGAAAATGGAACATTACCGGTAAAGATATTTCAGTAATGTCGACACaggggcttggtgggtagcactgttgtctcacagcaagaaggtcctgggttagatccccaggtggagccgtccgtgtcctttctgtgtagagtttgcatgttctcctcgtgtctgtgtgggtttcctcccacagtccaaagacatgcaggtgaggggAATTAGAGTTTTTGAGAATTGGGAATTAGTGTGTTTGACTGTGATTTGAGTGAGAAAGGGCTATGGGTGTTTTAACGCCCTCATGGTTCTGGCTTTTCAAAACACTCGGACAgcgtttataacattaaaacaagggACGCACATTTTGCCAGTTTCTTAATCGATATCTGACTGGCCTGttaaaaagtgtgtttgtttttcctcTCAGGGCAGCGCCTGTATGTATTTCAGAAGATTTTATTTGAACAACTCTTTAATGGAGTATCACCCTAGGACAATAATGTAAGTGTGAAGTCAGCAATTCTATAATCAATCATGTACTTTGTTCTGTTAAGGGCTGCAATTGTTGTACACATATTGATCACATAGGAATGTATTGTtgaagtgtttattatttttatcataagatgttgcaaccacattatttttgtttttccccctttaaatgttttattttttttacttgtgtAAAAGTGGAAATAATCTAAAATCATATTTATCTTGGTCTGATTTATTTATCACCTTTTATATCCCTTGTATATTGGGCAAAACTGTtcctttaaatgtttttaagtaCTGTCATCATTACCAGGTTATATAACGTGTGTTACTTTTAACTATCCTTTATCTTTTTTTAGGTTGACGTGTGCATACCTGTCCTGTAAAGTGGACGAGTTCAATGTTTCCATCACTCAGTTTGTGGGGAACCTTCAGGAAAAGCCAGATCATCAGGAGCGAGCTCTTGAGCATATCCTGGAATATGAGCTGCTCCTCATCCAGCAACTAAACTTCCACCTGGTGGTACACAACCCATACCGACCACTCGAAGGATTTCTTATAGACCTGAAGGTAGGACAGCCTTTAGCAtagtaataagaagaataatgaCTTTTAAACAATACCTAAGGGCATGCTCAGTACAAACTCAGATTCCTTTAATGAGATTTTAGCTCTTTAGCTTGCAGTAATGTATCAAATTACTTTATTATGATGTTTAAggtgtgtgctggtgttttaGACAAGGTATCCACTTTTGGAGAACCCGGAGATGCTGAGGAAGAGTGCAGAAGACTTCCTAAACAGAGCAGCAATGACGGACACAGGACTTCTGTTCTCTCCGTCTCAGATCGCCCTCACCGCAGTTCTCAACAGTGCAGCACGTGCTGGCCTCAGCTTAGAAACGTAGgttttactaacacacacttatGTTGTACGTACAATCCCAGTACAAACAAGCGCCATTATTTAGGTTGAGTGAttccaagaaaagttgggacattttgtaaaatgcaatacaaaATATCTGTGAGTACAGACCCAGAGTGTGTAGTAACGCACTGCAAGATTATCTAATGGTGTGGAAAAATGACAATTGACAGTCATAACCCTTAAAAGGTGTCAGGGAGTAAACTGTTCTATGTTTCTGAAGTAAATGTCCACTAATTTCTAGCTGCTTTACACCTATAAAAATAATCTAGCGGTGTTTTACATAGCTGattaacagtgttttttttcagAAGTTTGCAGTTTGCTATGTGGTCTGGGATAGAGCCGAAGTAAAGGACCAATTGGCCACATAagtaacctaaaaaaaaaaaaagtgttgctTATTTGACACTGACTAGCTGACCTGGTCACGAGTGCCATTCCAACTTGAGTATGTACTTGCTCAGGTGGAACAGCAGTAAATTGCACTAGCGCTGAGatcatacagacatgatcggctatgtTTGGAGTTGGTGGATGAGTCctgtgtccagggtgtgttactgcattgtgcctagtAATTCTTGGGAAACCAAagccactgcgaccctgactacTAAATGACATCTGtctctttttatacccaatccaATTGAAACAATCTTCTCTCTACACAGGTATCTTACTGATTGTATAGGGCTGAAGGACAAGAAAGAAACGCTCTCCAAGATGTATGAAGCAATGAGACGTAAGTGTGTGGGGTTTTTCCTTTCATTTATCAAGCCCATGGCAGTGTAAAGCTTACCTGActggacagtgtcacccatgttccaTCAGCCTGGCACATGTCAGGTTGTTGATGGTTCTTGGTTTACATCTGACCACTTGGACAAAAAAACCTCTTAGCATAAAGTGATCGtttcaaactagccctatttgtgTAAGAAATCAAGCACACCATTAGGAGTATATGGTACACAGTTAAATGATATTTTATGCATATAGTCACTTTAAATTTACacaatgtttaatgtgtataaaatggTAATGAAGCTGAAGGTCGATGCAAACTATTCCTACTGCTGTCCAAAATTATGCTAATTAATTTCAAACCCACTTTCTGTTTAAAACCTTTATTGTGTTGAAACTCTAGACTCTTGGGGTCAATACACAATGTTGCACTGCAGGATAAAGTATGCTTTGTTTGTCCTCGtattacagtggtgttcaaaaaaacagcagtccaacaccattaacttgataaatcaaagtttttagtagaaatgctatttctacatagcaaaaaattgacttaaaagtgtagtagagtaatgaaaacaaaacaaacccaacaattaggacatgcatgccgttcattctgagtaatcgaagcattgattgaaagggggttgttcaaaataatagcggtgaggagttcaattggtgaagtcattcattctgcagaagaacgggtgtcaattttggcccttatttaaggtaggagggggcaaatgttgcacaggttggtcatagcgcatttacttctgaaatactgggtaaaacgggttgttccagacattgttctgatgaacagcgtactttgattaaaaagttgattttagaggggaaaaaacatacagagaagtgcagcaaattatgggctgctcagctaaaatgatctcaaatgccttaaagtgacaaccaaaacctgaaagatgcagaaggaagcgtggaactgctgttcgaatggatcaaagaatagccagaatggcaaatactcagccaatgatcatctccagaaagatcaaggaacatctgaagttagcagtgagtacagaagatgattaagtgaagccaatttaccagcaagaactccttgcaaagtcccgttgttaagaaaaagacgtgtcctgaatgggttcaaatctgccaaggaacacattgactggtccaaagagaaatggctcaacattttgtggactgatgaaagcaaaattgttctttttgggtct from Trichomycterus rosablanca isolate fTriRos1 chromosome 21, fTriRos1.hap1, whole genome shotgun sequence encodes the following:
- the LOC134335723 gene encoding uncharacterized protein LOC134335723, translating into MTGIKRRFSIDDKRRLLELYDQLPAMSQRKAAATLNVAPSLLWTCLHNRNTIMKGEVLPRKKAPPRCCKFPRLEAALWKWIDHCTLSGDPINDLMIHRRAVALAARMGLTRFRASPNWYSGFKTREAVVRERYRIYPEADPNHQPKPDTNGAGSVSPAPTPTSDPDSQCVQETPDEASTPSVILSDQEEIRTAPTVTSTDLEDDLQTITVPSVHQMKEAMNTLATGLLYRGFSDFKLLHQFKKEVENVVKRSVALGCKDSFIA
- the ccnh gene encoding cyclin-H, with product MYHNSSQKKYWTFEKEATVEDFRHKANQKFRTKALNLRKPGINESMFLDPYEEKVLFRHYEKKLLDFCAAFKPAMPKSVVGSACMYFRRFYLNNSLMEYHPRTIMLTCAYLSCKVDEFNVSITQFVGNLQEKPDHQERALEHILEYELLLIQQLNFHLVVHNPYRPLEGFLIDLKTRYPLLENPEMLRKSAEDFLNRAAMTDTGLLFSPSQIALTAVLNSAARAGLSLETYLTDCIGLKDKKETLSKMYEAMRRITTLLKEYEFPKAEEVNACKHKLEKIHTEFTSHTHLKRKHGYEDDDHVVKKPLVTEEEWTDEDLDTF